In the genome of Neisseria animaloris, one region contains:
- a CDS encoding carbon starvation CstA family protein, giving the protein MKQLKTFLIWGIVVLVGLASFTTLAIHRGEQVSAVWMVIAAISVYCIAYRFYSLYIAKQVMALDSNRLTPAERHNDGLDYVPTHKGVLFGHHFAAIAGAGPLVGPVLAAQMGYLPGTLWIIFGVVFAGAVQDMMVLFVSMRRDGKSLGDIVKQELGTTAGVIASIGILMIMVIIMAVLALIVVKALVHSPWGTFTIAATMPIALFMGIYTRYIRPGKIGEISIVGFILLMLAIVYGEDVAHSSYGHFFDLDGIQLTWAIMIYGFVAAVLPVWLLLTPRDYLSTFLKIGTIIALAIGIMIVSPALQMPAVTKFIDGTGPVFSGSLFPFLFITIACGAVSGFHALISSGTTPKMVENETHVRMIGYGGMLMESFVAIMALAAAASLDPGVYFAMNSPTALIGTDAAQAAQVITNQLGFPVTADTLLHTAKEVGENTILSRAGGAPTLAVGMAHIMSQLIPGEAMMAFWYHFALLFEALFILTAVDAGTRVARFMIQDLGSVFYKPFGNTDSLPANLFATFLAVAFWGYFLYTGVTDPLGGINSLWPLFGIANQMLAGVALIMCSVVLVKMKRERYVWVPLIPSVLVLFVTCYAGLQKLFHSDPRISFLAHAAKFNDAAARGEILAPAKDLEQMGRIVFNDYVNSSLTVLFLSIVVIVAVYGLRVALKARKVAWPTAKEVPAVYRNEVQQNES; this is encoded by the coding sequence ATGAAACAACTCAAAACGTTTCTGATCTGGGGCATTGTAGTATTGGTCGGTTTAGCCTCCTTTACTACACTCGCTATCCATAGGGGTGAGCAGGTTAGTGCCGTATGGATGGTAATTGCTGCCATTTCCGTTTATTGCATCGCCTATCGCTTTTACAGCCTGTATATCGCCAAACAGGTAATGGCGCTTGATTCTAACCGCCTAACCCCTGCCGAGCGCCACAATGACGGATTGGACTATGTACCCACACACAAAGGTGTATTGTTCGGCCACCACTTTGCAGCCATTGCAGGTGCAGGCCCGTTGGTCGGTCCCGTTTTAGCTGCTCAGATGGGCTACCTGCCGGGCACGCTGTGGATTATCTTCGGTGTGGTTTTCGCCGGTGCGGTACAAGACATGATGGTACTGTTTGTTTCAATGCGTCGGGACGGCAAATCGCTGGGAGACATCGTGAAACAAGAGCTGGGCACCACTGCCGGTGTCATCGCCTCTATCGGTATTTTGATGATTATGGTCATCATTATGGCCGTGTTGGCATTGATTGTGGTTAAAGCACTGGTACACAGCCCGTGGGGTACATTCACCATCGCTGCCACCATGCCGATTGCGCTGTTTATGGGTATCTATACCCGTTACATCCGCCCGGGTAAAATCGGCGAAATTTCCATTGTTGGCTTCATCCTACTGATGTTGGCAATTGTTTACGGCGAAGATGTCGCCCACAGTTCTTACGGCCACTTCTTCGACTTAGACGGTATCCAACTGACTTGGGCGATTATGATTTACGGTTTTGTGGCTGCGGTATTGCCCGTATGGTTGCTGCTGACCCCGCGTGATTATCTTTCCACTTTCCTGAAAATCGGTACCATCATTGCCTTAGCTATCGGTATTATGATTGTAAGCCCTGCCTTGCAAATGCCTGCCGTTACCAAATTTATCGACGGTACCGGCCCCGTATTCTCAGGCAGCTTGTTCCCCTTCCTGTTCATCACCATTGCCTGCGGTGCGGTTTCAGGCTTCCATGCCCTGATTTCTTCAGGTACCACACCGAAAATGGTGGAAAACGAAACCCATGTACGTATGATTGGCTACGGCGGCATGCTAATGGAAAGTTTTGTGGCCATCATGGCCTTGGCAGCGGCAGCATCACTTGACCCCGGCGTTTACTTTGCCATGAACAGCCCCACCGCCCTTATCGGCACCGACGCAGCTCAAGCCGCACAAGTTATCACCAATCAACTGGGCTTCCCTGTTACTGCCGACACTCTATTGCACACAGCCAAAGAAGTAGGTGAAAACACCATTCTGTCGCGTGCCGGTGGCGCACCGACTTTGGCCGTAGGTATGGCACACATCATGAGCCAGCTGATTCCCGGCGAAGCCATGATGGCTTTCTGGTATCACTTCGCCCTCTTGTTTGAAGCACTCTTTATTTTGACTGCAGTTGACGCAGGTACCCGCGTTGCCCGTTTTATGATCCAAGATTTAGGCAGCGTATTCTACAAACCTTTCGGTAACACCGATTCACTTCCGGCTAACCTGTTCGCCACCTTCTTAGCTGTTGCCTTCTGGGGTTATTTCCTCTACACCGGTGTAACAGACCCGCTGGGAGGCATCAACTCCCTGTGGCCTTTATTCGGTATTGCCAACCAAATGCTGGCAGGTGTCGCCCTCATCATGTGCTCTGTCGTACTTGTGAAGATGAAACGCGAACGCTATGTATGGGTACCGTTGATACCTTCGGTATTGGTTCTGTTCGTAACCTGTTATGCCGGTTTGCAAAAATTGTTCCACAGCGATCCGAGAATCAGCTTCTTGGCACATGCTGCAAAATTTAATGATGCGGCTGCACGCGGAGAAATCTTGGCTCCGGCAAAAGATTTGGAGCAAATGGGACGTATTGTATTCAACGACTACGTTAACTCCAGCCTAACCGTACTGTTCCTCTCAATTGTGGTTATCGTTGCCGTATACGGCTTGCGCGTTGCACTGAAAGCCCGTAAAGTTGCATGGCCGACTGCAAAAGAAGTTCCGGCAGTTTACCGTAACGAGGTTCAACAGAATGAGTCATAA
- the dusA gene encoding tRNA dihydrouridine(20/20a) synthase DusA, with translation MNNKILPPRRLSTAPMLDWSDRHYRYMARQISRYTWLYSEMINAGAIIYGDKDRFLMRNECENPVALQLGGSEPSDLARAAKAAEEYGYDEVNLNCGCPSPRVQKGAFGACLMNEVGLVADCLKAMQDRVQIDVTVKHRIGVDRQTEYSVVQDFVGTLAAKTSCKTFIVHARNAWLDGLSPKENREVPPLKYDYVYQLKRDFPELEIIINGGITRNDEIAEHLEHVDGVMVGREAYHNPMVMREWDRLFYDGMENPIEYADLVERLFHYSKQQIQAGQGTILRHMVRHYLGLMHGLKGARTWRRMLSDAALLKDNNGELILDAWKEVKKANDWA, from the coding sequence ATGAATAATAAAATCCTGCCTCCGCGCCGGCTTTCCACGGCACCCATGCTTGATTGGTCTGACAGGCACTATCGCTACATGGCACGCCAGATCAGCCGTTATACTTGGCTTTACAGTGAAATGATTAATGCAGGAGCCATTATTTACGGAGATAAAGACCGTTTTCTGATGCGTAACGAATGTGAAAATCCGGTAGCGTTGCAGTTGGGAGGCAGCGAACCTTCCGATTTGGCCCGCGCGGCTAAAGCTGCGGAAGAGTATGGTTACGACGAAGTTAATTTGAACTGCGGTTGCCCCAGTCCGCGGGTGCAGAAAGGTGCGTTCGGAGCGTGTTTGATGAATGAGGTCGGGCTGGTTGCCGATTGTTTGAAAGCCATGCAGGATAGGGTACAAATCGACGTAACTGTTAAGCACCGTATCGGAGTAGACCGTCAAACCGAATATAGCGTCGTGCAAGACTTTGTCGGTACGTTGGCGGCAAAAACTTCTTGTAAAACTTTTATCGTCCATGCTCGGAATGCTTGGCTGGACGGGCTTTCGCCTAAAGAAAATCGTGAAGTGCCGCCGTTGAAATACGATTATGTTTATCAACTAAAACGGGATTTTCCCGAATTGGAAATCATCATTAACGGCGGTATTACCCGTAACGATGAAATCGCAGAGCATTTGGAGCATGTGGATGGCGTAATGGTGGGTCGGGAGGCGTATCATAATCCGATGGTAATGCGGGAGTGGGACAGGCTGTTTTATGACGGTATGGAAAATCCCATTGAATACGCTGATTTGGTGGAGCGTTTGTTTCATTACAGCAAGCAGCAGATTCAGGCAGGGCAGGGTACGATTTTACGGCATATGGTTCGCCACTATTTGGGATTGATGCACGGACTGAAAGGGGCGCGTACATGGCGGCGTATGCTTTCGGATGCCGCATTATTAAAAGATAACAATGGCGAGTTGATATTGGATGCATGGAAAGAAGTTAAAAAAGCAAATGATTGGGCGTAG
- the ppsA gene encoding phosphoenolpyruvate synthase, whose product MAANYVIWFENLRMTDVESVGGKNASLGEMISQLTEKGVRVPGGFATTADAYRAFLAHNGLSERISAALAALDVEDVTELARVGKEIRQWILDTPFPEQLDAEIKAAWEKMVADAGTENISVAVRSSATAEDLPDASFAGQQETFLNINGLENVKEAMHHVFASLYNDRAISYRVHKGFAHDVVALSAGVQRMVRSDSGAAGVMFSIDTESGFEDVVFVTSSYGLGETVVQGAVNPDEFYVHKPTLKAGKPAILRKTMGSKLIKMTFTEQAQAGKSVQVVDVADADRKKFSISDEEITELAQYALIIEQHYGRPMDIEWGRDGVDGKLYILQARPETVKSQEKEKGGRSLRRYNIAGKSTVLCEGRAIGQKVGQGKVRLVKDASQMDSVEAGDVLVTDMTDPDWEPVMKRASAIVTNRGGRTCHAAIIARELGIPAVVGCGDATGVLSDGQEVTVSCAEGDTGLIYNGLLNVEVTDVALDNMPKSPVKIMMNVGNPELAFSFSGLPNEGIGLARMEFIINRQIGIHPQALLEFDTLNPELKAEISDRIAGYASPVSFYVDKIAEGVATLAASVYPRKVIVRMSDFKSNEYANLIGGNLYEPHEENPMLGFRGAARYVSDDFKECFALECQALKRVRDEMGLTNVEIMIPFVRTLNEAEAVIKALKENGLERGKNGLRLIMMCEVPSNALLAEQFLQYFDGFSIGSNDMTQLTLGVDRDSGGPIASTFDERNPAVKVMLHLAISACRKHNKYIGICGQGPSDHPDFAKWLVEEGIESVSLNPDTVIETWLYLAKELNK is encoded by the coding sequence ATGGCTGCAAATTACGTTATTTGGTTTGAAAACCTGCGCATGACCGATGTCGAAAGCGTAGGCGGTAAAAACGCCTCATTGGGCGAGATGATCAGTCAGCTTACCGAAAAAGGTGTCCGCGTACCCGGCGGTTTTGCCACAACTGCCGATGCCTATCGTGCCTTTTTGGCACACAACGGCCTGAGCGAACGTATTTCCGCAGCCCTTGCTGCTCTGGATGTGGAAGACGTTACCGAATTGGCGCGTGTAGGTAAAGAAATCCGCCAATGGATTTTGGATACCCCGTTCCCTGAGCAGCTTGATGCCGAAATCAAAGCCGCATGGGAGAAAATGGTTGCCGATGCAGGCACCGAAAACATTTCCGTAGCAGTACGCTCATCAGCCACCGCAGAAGACCTGCCTGACGCATCTTTTGCCGGTCAGCAAGAAACTTTCCTGAATATCAACGGCTTGGAAAACGTAAAAGAAGCTATGCACCATGTATTCGCTTCTTTATACAACGACCGTGCCATTTCTTACCGCGTACATAAAGGCTTTGCCCACGATGTGGTCGCTTTATCTGCTGGCGTTCAGCGCATGGTTCGTTCCGACAGCGGTGCGGCGGGCGTGATGTTCTCAATCGATACCGAATCTGGCTTTGAAGACGTTGTATTCGTTACTTCTTCTTACGGTTTAGGCGAAACTGTGGTTCAAGGTGCGGTAAACCCCGATGAATTTTACGTGCACAAACCGACATTGAAAGCAGGCAAACCCGCCATCCTGCGTAAAACCATGGGCTCGAAACTCATCAAAATGACCTTTACCGAGCAAGCCCAAGCAGGTAAATCGGTGCAGGTGGTAGATGTAGCTGATGCCGACCGTAAAAAATTCTCGATTTCCGACGAAGAAATCACTGAATTGGCGCAATACGCTTTAATTATCGAACAACACTACGGCCGCCCGATGGATATCGAATGGGGCCGCGACGGTGTGGACGGCAAGCTCTACATTCTGCAAGCCCGTCCTGAAACCGTGAAATCGCAAGAAAAGGAAAAAGGCGGACGTAGCCTGCGCCGCTACAATATTGCCGGCAAATCCACCGTATTGTGCGAAGGCCGTGCCATCGGTCAAAAAGTAGGCCAAGGCAAAGTGCGTTTGGTTAAAGACGCTTCGCAGATGGATTCCGTAGAGGCCGGCGATGTATTGGTAACCGATATGACCGACCCGGATTGGGAACCGGTAATGAAACGTGCATCCGCCATCGTAACCAACCGCGGCGGACGTACTTGCCACGCAGCCATTATTGCCCGCGAACTGGGCATTCCTGCCGTAGTAGGCTGCGGCGATGCCACCGGCGTACTTTCAGACGGCCAAGAAGTTACCGTTTCTTGTGCGGAAGGCGACACAGGCTTGATTTACAATGGTTTGTTGAATGTGGAAGTTACTGATGTCGCTTTGGACAACATGCCCAAGTCGCCGGTAAAAATCATGATGAACGTCGGCAATCCCGAGCTAGCCTTCAGCTTTTCCGGTCTGCCGAACGAAGGTATCGGCTTGGCGCGTATGGAATTCATCATTAACCGTCAAATCGGCATTCATCCCCAAGCCCTGCTTGAATTCGACACGCTGAATCCCGAACTGAAAGCGGAAATCAGCGACCGCATCGCGGGCTACGCTTCTCCGGTATCGTTCTATGTTGACAAAATCGCCGAAGGCGTGGCCACGCTTGCCGCTTCGGTTTACCCGCGCAAAGTCATTGTGCGTATGTCCGATTTCAAATCCAACGAATATGCCAACCTAATCGGCGGTAATTTGTACGAGCCCCATGAAGAAAACCCGATGCTGGGCTTTCGCGGTGCGGCCCGCTATGTTTCAGATGATTTCAAAGAGTGCTTTGCTTTGGAATGCCAAGCCTTGAAACGCGTTCGCGACGAAATGGGCTTGACCAACGTAGAAATCATGATTCCTTTCGTGCGCACGCTCAACGAAGCCGAAGCGGTTATTAAAGCTCTGAAAGAAAACGGTTTGGAGCGCGGAAAAAACGGTTTGCGCCTGATTATGATGTGCGAAGTGCCGAGCAACGCCCTCTTGGCCGAGCAGTTCCTGCAATACTTCGACGGCTTCTCAATCGGCTCGAACGATATGACCCAACTTACTCTGGGTGTAGACCGCGACAGCGGCGGCCCGATTGCCAGCACGTTCGACGAACGCAACCCTGCCGTGAAAGTGATGCTACATCTGGCGATTTCCGCCTGCCGCAAACACAACAAATATATCGGCATCTGCGGGCAAGGCCCTTCCGACCATCCCGACTTTGCCAAATGGCTGGTAGAAGAAGGCATCGAGTCCGTATCGCTTAACCCTGATACCGTAATTGAAACATGGCTGTATCTGGCTAAAGAGTTAAACAAATAA
- the ppsR gene encoding posphoenolpyruvate synthetase regulatory kinase/phosphorylase PpsR, which yields MARRTAFFISDRTGLTSESMGEALLDQFEGVNFKRATYPFVDTAEKARAMVQIINAAAQESGLRPLVFTSIINQEIRQIIKNCDGLHLSFFDAFLGTIERELGLRARHSVGRTHGIGDTERYDARMEAVNFSLNHDDGVSGKDLKDADVILMGVSRSGKTPTCLYLALQYGIRAANYPLTPDDLESTELPRMVRPYKNKLFGLTILPERLQAIRQERRPDSNYSNLNTCRREVSDAQAMFRQHGIPFTNTTDKSVEELAVSIMQSCHLKRRF from the coding sequence ATGGCACGCCGTACCGCATTTTTTATTTCAGACCGCACCGGTTTAACTTCTGAAAGCATGGGTGAAGCCCTGCTGGATCAATTTGAAGGAGTGAATTTCAAACGGGCTACTTATCCTTTTGTTGATACTGCCGAAAAAGCGCGTGCTATGGTACAGATTATTAATGCGGCAGCTCAGGAAAGCGGTCTGCGCCCGTTGGTTTTTACCAGTATCATTAATCAGGAGATCCGTCAGATTATTAAAAATTGCGACGGGTTGCATTTGAGTTTTTTCGATGCTTTTTTAGGTACGATTGAGCGTGAACTTGGGTTGAGAGCCCGCCATTCGGTAGGGCGTACGCACGGTATCGGTGATACCGAACGCTATGATGCGCGTATGGAAGCGGTGAATTTTTCGTTGAATCATGATGATGGTGTCAGCGGTAAAGATTTGAAAGATGCCGACGTTATCCTGATGGGCGTATCGCGTTCCGGCAAAACGCCGACCTGCCTGTATTTGGCCCTTCAATACGGTATTCGTGCCGCCAACTATCCGCTGACTCCCGACGATTTGGAAAGTACTGAACTACCGCGTATGGTGCGGCCTTATAAAAACAAATTGTTCGGTTTAACGATTTTGCCGGAGCGTTTGCAAGCTATCCGCCAAGAGCGCCGCCCCGACTCTAATTATTCAAATTTGAATACTTGCCGTCGCGAAGTATCTGATGCACAAGCCATGTTCCGGCAGCATGGCATTCCCTTTACCAACACGACCGATAAATCCGTGGAAGAGCTGGCGGTGAGTATTATGCAGTCATGTCATTTAAAGCGTCGTTTTTAA
- a CDS encoding iron-containing alcohol dehydrogenase: MATQFFMPVQNILGVDALKEAMDAIVAFGFKKALIVTDAGLSKLGVAEQVGKQLKEKGIDYAVFDQVQPNPTVGNVNAGLAELKSSGADFIVSLGGGSSHDCAKGIAVVATNGGKIEDYEGVNKSKKPQLPLIAINTTAGTASEMTRFTIITDETRHVKMAIVDKNVTPILSVNDPLLMENMPAPLTAATGMDALTHAVEAYVSTAADPITDTCAVKAIELIARYLPTAVHEPKNKEAREKMAYAQFLAGMAFNNASLGYVHAMAHQLGGFYDLPHGVCNALLLPHVERFNQQVAKGRLDEIGAILSKNNPDLAGLEVIDAITKLARIVGIPKSLKELGVKEEDFGVLADNALKDVCGLTNPIQANKEQIIGIFKAAFDPA; encoded by the coding sequence ATGGCAACTCAATTCTTTATGCCCGTACAAAACATTTTAGGGGTGGATGCCTTGAAAGAGGCGATGGATGCTATCGTCGCATTCGGTTTTAAGAAAGCGCTGATTGTTACCGATGCCGGTTTGAGCAAGCTCGGTGTGGCAGAGCAAGTCGGTAAGCAGTTGAAAGAAAAAGGCATCGATTATGCCGTGTTTGATCAGGTTCAGCCCAATCCTACCGTCGGCAATGTCAATGCGGGCTTGGCGGAGCTGAAATCTTCGGGTGCGGATTTTATCGTTTCATTGGGCGGCGGTTCGTCGCACGATTGCGCCAAAGGTATTGCCGTTGTGGCAACCAACGGCGGAAAAATCGAAGATTATGAAGGGGTAAACAAGTCGAAAAAACCTCAATTACCGCTGATTGCCATCAACACCACCGCAGGCACGGCATCTGAAATGACCCGCTTTACCATTATTACCGATGAAACCCGTCATGTGAAAATGGCAATTGTCGATAAAAACGTTACGCCGATTCTTTCGGTGAACGATCCTTTGTTGATGGAAAATATGCCTGCGCCTCTAACGGCAGCCACCGGTATGGATGCGTTAACGCACGCGGTTGAGGCTTATGTTTCAACTGCTGCCGATCCGATTACCGATACTTGTGCCGTTAAAGCTATTGAGCTGATTGCGCGTTACCTGCCGACTGCCGTTCACGAACCGAAAAATAAAGAGGCCCGTGAAAAAATGGCTTATGCACAATTCTTGGCAGGTATGGCATTCAATAACGCTTCTTTGGGTTATGTGCATGCAATGGCCCATCAATTGGGCGGCTTCTATGATCTGCCGCACGGTGTCTGCAATGCTTTGTTGCTGCCGCATGTCGAGCGTTTCAACCAACAGGTTGCAAAAGGGCGCTTGGATGAGATCGGTGCAATTTTGAGCAAAAACAACCCTGATTTGGCTGGTTTGGAAGTGATCGATGCCATTACCAAATTGGCGCGCATTGTCGGCATTCCGAAATCTCTGAAAGAATTGGGCGTGAAAGAAGAAGATTTCGGCGTGTTGGCAGATAATGCGCTGAAAGACGTATGCGGTTTAACCAACCCGATTCAAGCGAATAAAGAGCAGATCATCGGTATTTTCAAAGCAGCTTTTGATCCCGCTTAA
- a CDS encoding rhodanese-like domain-containing protein, with protein sequence MSKLFQILFIGTTLISVTPLYAAAAQSAAGQTAQKSQSIWIDVRTLEEFNTGHLKGAVNIPHDQIAEKIRSISTDKTQQVNLYCHSGRRAESALQALKKLGYTNVVNHGSYQDLRKRFLH encoded by the coding sequence ATGTCCAAACTGTTTCAAATCCTATTTATCGGCACCACCCTTATTTCCGTTACCCCGCTTTATGCTGCGGCAGCACAGTCTGCCGCCGGGCAAACCGCTCAAAAATCCCAAAGCATTTGGATCGATGTCCGCACGTTGGAAGAATTCAATACAGGCCATCTGAAAGGTGCAGTTAATATTCCCCACGACCAAATCGCCGAAAAAATCCGTTCGATCAGCACCGACAAAACCCAACAAGTGAATCTTTACTGCCATAGCGGCCGACGTGCCGAATCCGCCTTGCAAGCCTTGAAAAAACTCGGTTATACCAATGTGGTCAACCACGGAAGTTATCAGGATTTACGGAAGCGATTCCTGCATTAA
- a CDS encoding L-serine ammonia-lyase → MISVFDIFKVGVGPSSSHTVGPMKAGKQFIDDLCTQGKLKQVEHIRVDVYGSLSMTGLGHGTDTAIITGLAGYLPHNVDIDLIPAFVENVKASGKLAVALNEHEVRFQYAEDMLFHNDFLPLHENGMTITAFDGNEKEVYRQTYYSIGGGFIVDEAHFGVEEKQAVEVPFPYKNAKDIIKHCSDNGLSISNLMYQNEVALHGKEAVEEYLQYIWQTMSDCMKRGLATEGVLPGPLKVVRRAAGLYRWLSANKNLSNDPMQIIDWVNMYALAVNEENAAGGRVVTAPTNGACGIVPAVLMYYDKFVEPLTPEIIDRYLLTSGIIGSLYKMNASISGAEVGCQGEVGVACSMAAAGLAEILGGTPERVCSAAEIAMEHNLGLTCDPVGGQVQVPCIERNAIGSVKAINAARMALRRASTPRVDLDKVIDTMYETGKDMNAKYRETSQGGLAIKIVCN, encoded by the coding sequence ATGATCAGCGTATTCGATATTTTCAAAGTGGGTGTCGGGCCTTCCAGCTCGCACACAGTCGGCCCGATGAAGGCAGGTAAACAATTCATCGACGACTTATGCACCCAAGGCAAACTGAAACAGGTGGAACACATCCGTGTCGACGTATACGGTTCGTTATCCATGACCGGCTTAGGTCATGGAACGGATACCGCCATCATCACGGGTTTGGCCGGTTACTTGCCGCATAACGTCGATATTGATTTGATTCCGGCTTTTGTCGAAAACGTCAAAGCAAGCGGCAAACTGGCCGTGGCGTTGAACGAACACGAAGTACGCTTCCAATATGCCGAAGATATGTTGTTCCACAACGATTTTCTGCCTTTGCATGAAAACGGAATGACCATCACGGCCTTCGATGGCAACGAAAAAGAAGTTTACCGACAAACTTATTATTCTATCGGCGGCGGCTTTATCGTTGACGAAGCGCATTTCGGCGTTGAAGAAAAACAAGCCGTCGAAGTCCCCTTCCCTTATAAAAACGCCAAAGACATTATCAAACACTGCAGCGACAACGGTTTGTCCATCTCCAATCTGATGTACCAAAACGAAGTGGCGCTGCACGGAAAAGAAGCGGTTGAAGAATACCTACAATATATCTGGCAAACCATGTCCGACTGTATGAAGCGCGGCTTGGCCACCGAAGGCGTGCTGCCCGGCCCGTTAAAAGTCGTCCGCCGCGCCGCAGGGCTTTACCGCTGGCTTTCCGCCAATAAAAACCTCAGCAACGACCCCATGCAGATTATCGACTGGGTAAATATGTATGCACTGGCGGTAAATGAAGAAAATGCTGCCGGCGGCCGCGTGGTAACAGCCCCGACCAACGGTGCGTGCGGTATCGTGCCTGCCGTTTTGATGTATTACGACAAATTCGTAGAACCGCTCACTCCCGAAATCATCGACCGTTATTTGCTGACTTCCGGTATCATCGGTTCGCTCTATAAAATGAATGCTTCCATTTCGGGAGCCGAAGTGGGTTGCCAAGGCGAAGTCGGCGTGGCTTGCTCAATGGCAGCGGCAGGATTGGCAGAAATCTTAGGTGGCACGCCCGAACGTGTTTGCAGTGCGGCGGAAATCGCCATGGAACACAACCTCGGCCTCACTTGCGATCCGGTGGGCGGCCAAGTGCAGGTTCCCTGCATCGAGCGTAACGCCATCGGTTCGGTAAAAGCCATCAACGCCGCACGCATGGCTCTGCGCCGCGCCAGCACGCCGCGTGTCGACTTAGATAAAGTGATCGATACCATGTATGAAACCGGTAAAGACATGAATGCCAAATACCGTGAAACCTCGCAAGGCGGCTTGGCAATTAAGATTGTCTGCAATTAA
- a CDS encoding HAAAP family serine/threonine permease yields MKSKHTDHSQTASSKLNKFDLVWALNLFGTAVGAGVLFLPINAGMNGFWPLVVMAVIVGPMTYFAHRGLARFVLSSAKPGSDITEVVEEHFGKTAGKLITLLYFFAIFPILLIYGNGITNTVDSFIVNQLGAASPPRALLSFILIASLIGVLLLGERIVLKVTEWLVYPLVFILFILSVYLIPEWNTSSLTNIPSAGAFLTTLWITIPVLVFSFNHSPAISSFVLSQQREYQDAELTDRHASRTLRSTATVLLVFVMLFVFSCVLTLTPSELALAKEQNISILSFLANKFDNPYISYLGPFVAFLAITSSFFGHYMGAREGLEGLFIKLKRDAGSNATISHKKLNLYSALFFLITLWAVAIINPSILGLIESLGGPIIAMILFIMPMYAIRKVPAMKRFQGKFSNVFVVIMGLVAISNIIYNLIA; encoded by the coding sequence ATGAAATCAAAACACACAGACCACTCGCAGACAGCTTCTTCAAAATTAAATAAATTTGATTTGGTTTGGGCATTAAATTTATTCGGTACTGCCGTAGGTGCCGGTGTGCTGTTCCTCCCCATTAACGCAGGGATGAACGGATTCTGGCCTCTTGTTGTTATGGCTGTTATTGTCGGCCCGATGACTTATTTTGCACACCGCGGTTTGGCGCGCTTCGTACTTTCTTCTGCCAAACCGGGTAGCGATATTACCGAAGTAGTGGAAGAGCATTTCGGTAAAACCGCCGGAAAATTGATTACCTTGCTCTATTTCTTTGCCATTTTCCCCATCCTGCTGATTTACGGTAACGGGATTACCAATACCGTTGATTCTTTTATCGTCAACCAGCTCGGCGCGGCTTCTCCTCCACGGGCCTTGTTGTCGTTCATTTTGATTGCTTCGTTAATCGGCGTATTGCTATTGGGTGAACGTATTGTATTGAAAGTAACCGAATGGTTAGTGTATCCGCTAGTATTTATTCTGTTTATCTTATCGGTATACCTGATTCCCGAATGGAACACCTCTTCGCTTACCAACATTCCGAGCGCAGGCGCGTTTTTAACTACCTTGTGGATTACCATCCCCGTGTTGGTTTTCTCTTTCAACCATTCACCGGCCATCTCTTCTTTCGTTTTATCCCAACAACGCGAATACCAAGATGCCGAATTAACAGACCGACACGCCAGCCGCACTCTGCGCAGCACTGCCACCGTGTTATTGGTTTTCGTGATGCTGTTCGTATTCAGTTGCGTATTGACTTTAACCCCGTCCGAACTGGCCTTGGCAAAAGAACAAAATATTTCCATCTTGTCGTTTCTTGCCAATAAATTCGATAACCCCTATATCTCGTATTTAGGTCCGTTTGTTGCGTTTTTAGCCATTACCAGTTCCTTCTTCGGCCATTACATGGGTGCACGCGAAGGTCTGGAAGGCTTGTTTATCAAACTCAAACGTGATGCGGGCTCCAATGCAACCATCAGCCATAAAAAACTAAACCTCTACTCTGCACTGTTTTTCTTGATTACCTTATGGGCTGTTGCCATCATCAACCCGAGCATCTTGGGCTTGATTGAATCACTGGGTGGCCCCATTATTGCTATGATCCTGTTTATTATGCCGATGTACGCCATCAGAAAAGTACCGGCCATGAAACGGTTTCAAGGTAAATTCAGCAATGTGTTTGTAGTAATAATGGGGTTGGTTGCAATCTCCAATATTATCTACAACTTAATTGCCTAA